GAATCTTATTTTGATCAAAGGTGCCATTCCCGGTCCGAAAAACCGGTTGGTAGAAGTATATAATCACGGATAATTTGAACGGCTTTTTGCTATGAAAATCAAAGTTATAAATAAAGACGGATCCGAAAGCGGCCGGCAGGCAGAGTTTGACGATGCGCTGTTCGGTGCTGAGCCCAAAGACAATCTGATCTATGAGGATGTCCGATCTTATCTTGCCAATCAGAGAAAAGGCACGGCAAGCACAAAAGGGCGTTCCGAGGTCCGTGGCGGTGGAAGAAAGGCATATCGCCAGAAAGGTACCGGCATGGCGCGCAGAGGAAGTATCCGCTCACCATTGCTGAAAGGCGGTGGCACTGTCTTCGGTCCCAAACCAAGAAAGTATTCGGTGAGACTGACAAAGAAGATGAAACGGCTTGCCAGACTTTCGGCAATGATCTACAAACTGAATGACAATGCTGTAAAAGTAATTGAAGATTTTGACTTTGAAACACCTAAAACCAAAGCAGCTGTTGAGATTCTCAAGGCGTCCGGTGTTGAAGGGAAAAAAGTACTTGTGCTGACATCCGGAACCAGACCGGTGGTTTACAAGTCGTGCAGCAATCTTCAGAACGTCAAGGTACTTCAGGCAAACAACAGCTCTACATATCATCTGATGAATGCAGATGTTGTCCTGATGCAGGAAAGTGCTGTGAAAGAACTCGAGGAAAGTTTAAAAGGTAAGACTGTGGAGGCTGAAGCATGAAACGTGTCCTGATTAAACCATTGATAACGGAAAAGCTTACCGGTATTCAGGAGAAAGAGAACAAGTATGCTTTTCAGGTACACCCCAAGGCTACCAAAAAAGAAATCAGAAAAGCTGTTGAAGAGCTGTATCCGGAAGTGACCGTAACGAATGTCAACACGATGACCAACCCCGGCAAACCCAAGGGGCGGCATACACGCCGCGGATTTATTGCAGGAAGAACCACGGCGACAAAAAAAGCGATTATCTCTATTAAAGAAGGTCAGGAAATTGACTTCTTTACTGAAATATAAGGTATAAAAGCATGGCAACACGTAAACTAAAGCCCATTACTCCAGGCACGCGGCATCGCATTGCTCCGGATTATTCGGATGTCACAACGCGAAAACCGGAACGATCCCTGGTTGTAAAGCTCCACAAAACCGGTGGACGCAACCACAGAGGGAAGATAACCATGCGCCATATTGGCGGTGGTCATAAGAGAAGGTACCGCATTATTGATTTTAAAAGGGACAAGTTTGACATCCCGGCTATAGTCAAGACCATTGAATATGATCCCAACAGAACGGCAAGGATAGCACTTGTTGCCTACAGCGACGGAGAGAAGCGGTATATCATCGCTCCGGACAAGCTGAGCGTCGGGGATAAAATCATCAGTGCACAGAAATGGGTGTCACCTGACAACGGCAACACGATGCCGCTGGAGAAAATGCCGCTGGGTACAGTTGTTCACAATGTGGAATATCATCCGGGCAACGGTGGTAAACTTGTCAGAAGTGCCGGTTCAGGAGCACAGCTGATTGCCAAAACGGAAAAATATGCAACACTGAAAATGCCGTCAGGGGAGATCAGGATGATCAACGGCAAATGCCTGGCTACTGTAGGAGTGGTAAGCAATCCGGATCATTTTAATGTTCAGCTTGGAAAAGCCGGACGAAACCGCTGGAAAGGCAAAAGACCTACCGTCCGTGGTACGGTTATGAACCCGGTAGATCACCCCATGGGTGGTGGAGAAGGAAAATCATCCGGTGGTCATCCCCGTTCACCATGGGGG
This DNA window, taken from Natronogracilivirga saccharolytica, encodes the following:
- the rplD gene encoding 50S ribosomal protein L4: MKIKVINKDGSESGRQAEFDDALFGAEPKDNLIYEDVRSYLANQRKGTASTKGRSEVRGGGRKAYRQKGTGMARRGSIRSPLLKGGGTVFGPKPRKYSVRLTKKMKRLARLSAMIYKLNDNAVKVIEDFDFETPKTKAAVEILKASGVEGKKVLVLTSGTRPVVYKSCSNLQNVKVLQANNSSTYHLMNADVVLMQESAVKELEESLKGKTVEAEA
- the rplW gene encoding 50S ribosomal protein L23 → MKRVLIKPLITEKLTGIQEKENKYAFQVHPKATKKEIRKAVEELYPEVTVTNVNTMTNPGKPKGRHTRRGFIAGRTTATKKAIISIKEGQEIDFFTEI
- the rplB gene encoding 50S ribosomal protein L2, which produces MATRKLKPITPGTRHRIAPDYSDVTTRKPERSLVVKLHKTGGRNHRGKITMRHIGGGHKRRYRIIDFKRDKFDIPAIVKTIEYDPNRTARIALVAYSDGEKRYIIAPDKLSVGDKIISAQKWVSPDNGNTMPLEKMPLGTVVHNVEYHPGNGGKLVRSAGSGAQLIAKTEKYATLKMPSGEIRMINGKCLATVGVVSNPDHFNVQLGKAGRNRWKGKRPTVRGTVMNPVDHPMGGGEGKSSGGHPRSPWGQIAKGYKTRKKKKLSSKFIVRRRNQKQ